A portion of the Longimicrobium sp. genome contains these proteins:
- a CDS encoding ferritin-like domain-containing protein, which produces MALNTLRDLYVEQLRDLYSAENQILKSLPKMAEAAKHPELRQAFEAHVTLTEEHVRRLDSIFADLDEKGSGHHCKGMEGLLKEANDTVKEKGDSDVLDAAMIANAQRVEHYEMAGYGCVRTYARMLGREQDATLIQQTLDEEGATDEQLTTLAERVINIDALHDM; this is translated from the coding sequence ATGGCGTTGAATACTTTGCGGGACCTGTACGTGGAGCAGCTTCGCGACCTGTACAGCGCGGAAAACCAGATCCTGAAGTCGCTTCCCAAGATGGCGGAAGCCGCAAAGCACCCCGAGCTGCGGCAGGCGTTCGAGGCCCACGTGACGCTGACGGAGGAGCACGTGCGCCGGCTCGACTCGATCTTCGCCGACCTGGACGAGAAGGGGTCCGGCCACCACTGCAAGGGGATGGAGGGGCTCCTCAAGGAAGCCAACGACACCGTCAAGGAAAAGGGCGACTCCGACGTGCTGGACGCCGCCATGATCGCCAACGCGCAGCGCGTGGAGCACTACGAGATGGCCGGCTACGGCTGCGTGCGCACCTACGCGCGCATGCTGGGCCGCGAGCAGGACGCCACCTTGATCCAGCAGACGCTGGACGAGGAGGGCGCCACCGACGAGCAACTCA